In the Actinomycetota bacterium genome, GAGCCGCCGCACGGCGACCGCGCGACCTGAGGAGGTCGCGAGGCCGTGGCGGAGGGGAAGAAGGGACGGGGACGGCAGGTCCCCCATGGCGGGGGGCGCAGAAAAGACCCCCTCTCCTCGGGTCGCCGCCCGCGCTTTCACGCCCCGCCGGCGCCGGTGGCCGGAGCGCATAAGGGAGCATGACGAGAAAGGGCAGGCAGCATGGGTGAGAAGGAAGAGGCGACCGGGTTCCCCCTTCCGGAGATAAGGCGCGACGCCCTGAGTGGGGCGTGGTCCGTGCTGGCCACGGGCAGGTCTCGACGCCCCGGGGCCGCGCCGAGCGCCTCGCCGCAGCAGGCCTGTCCGTTCTGCCCCGGCAACGAGGCCTTGACCCCTCCCGAGGTGTGGTCCGCGGGCAGGGAGGAGGGCCCTCCCGATTCCCCGGGATGGCGGATCAGGGTGGTGCCGAACCTCTACCCCGCCCTGGTGCCCGAGGCCGGGAAAAGGGGGTGGCGGAGAGGCGGCAGGGTGGGGATGCCCGCGCGCGGGGACCACGAGGTGATCATCCATTCTCCGCACCACGGGCTCTCCCTGGGGGAGATGGACGCGCGCGAGGCGACGGGGCTGCTGGGAGCCTGGCAGGCGCGCTTCCGCCACTTCGCCGACATGCCTCACGTGAGGTACGTGCAGATCATCGTCAACCACAAGCGGGAGGCGGGAGCGTCCCTCGAACACCCCCACACCCAGGTCTTCGCCCTGCCCCTGGTGCCGCGCGGCGTCCGCGACGAGCTGCGCGAGTCCCGGCGCCGGGGGGAGGGGTGTCCCCTCTGCAAGGAAGCGGAGGAGGCGGCCGCCGACGGCAGGGTGGCGGCCGAGGGGGAGGGGTGGGTCGCCTTCATGCCCTACGCGTCGCGCTCTCCCTTCGAGATGCGCTTTGCGCCCCTCATCCACGGCCCGGATTTCGCCTCCGCCGGAGAGGGCGCCCTGCAGGGTCTGGCGGAGGTGCTCACGCGCTCCCTGGGAGCACTCTCCCGGCTGCTGGCGAACCCCGCATACAACCTGTGGCTGCACACCGCTCCCTGCGATGGAAGGGATTACCATTACTATCACTGGCACCTGGAGATGGTCCCCCGCGTGATCGTAAGCGCCGGCTTCGAGCTGGCCACGGGCATGTACCTCAACGTCATGGATCCCCTGGAGGCGGCCCGCCAACTGCGTTTAATGCAGGAAGAGGAAGGGCGCAACCCCTGATTCGGCGCTCCTGGAGATGGTCCCCGCGTGATCGTAAGCGCCGGCTTCGAGCCGGCCACGGGCATGTACCTCAACGTCATGGATCCCCTGGAGGCGGCCCGCCAACTGCGTTTAATGCAGGAAGAGGAAGGGCGCAACCCCTGATTCGGCGCTCCTGGAGATGGTCCCCGCGTGATCGTAAGCGCCGGCTTCGAGCCGGCCACGGGCATGTACCTCAACGTCATGGATCCCCTGGAGGCGGCCCGCCAACTGCGTTTAATGCAGGAAGAGGAAGGGCGCAACCCCTGATTCGGCGCTCCTGGAGATGGTCCCCGCGTGATCGTAAGCGCCGGCTTCGAGCCGGCCACGGGCATGTACCCCAAAGTCATGGATCCCCTGGAGGAGGCTCGCGGGCTGCGTCGTCTCCGGGACCGGGAAGGGCCGGACGCCCGAGCCCTCTTGCCGCTGCCCCGCGGCTCAGCAGGCCTGTGATAGCCGGTGGAATTGGTGAAAGGCGCGCAGGGCGAAGCAGGCGGCGGTGGGGGTGAGATAGGCGGGTATCCCCGCCGCGTGGAGCCTGGCGGCCTGGGGGGCCGTGAAGGCGCTGGGAAAGAGGACGGATACCAGGGGCCGGTTCAGGGCGGGCCTGGCCTCGAGCATCTCCCCGGTGATGGCCGCGATGAGGCCGATGTCTCCGTTGCGGGAGGCGGGGGCGGAGCCTACGGTGATGATGATGTCCACGCCGGGGTCGCGGTCCAGTATCTCCAGGGTTCTGCGGTAGTTGCCGGGCACCACCGCTCCGAACCCGAGGTCCACGGGGTTCGCGAAGGAGGTCCCCTCGGAGGGGAGGAAGGAGGCCAGCTCGGAGCGGGTCTCCTCGCCCAGGGAGGCCATCTCCAGCCCGTACCACTCCACGGCGTCCGCGCAGTTCACCGCCAGTCCGCCGGGAGCGCTGACGATGGCCACCCGGTTACCCGTGCATGCCGGCAGGTGGTAGAGGGCGGCCGCGCAGTCCAGCATCTGCGCCAGGTCGCGGACCAGGATCATGCCCGCCTGCCGCGCCGCGCCCGCGAAGATCTCCGCGTCCCCGCCCAGGGCGGCGGTGTGGCTGGAGGCCGCCCTCCCCCCGGAGGCGGTTAGCCCGGACTTGAGGACGATGAGGGGTTTCCGCCCCCGCATCTCGCGCGCGGCGCGCAGGAAGCGGCGTGCGTCGCGTATCTCCTCGAGGTAGGCGAGGACGAGAAAGATGTGCGGGTCCTCGCCCAGGTATTCCAGGTAGTCGGCGCAGTTGAGGTCGAGCTCGTTCCCGCTGGAGACGATCTTGTCGAACATCAGGCCGCGCTCCAGGCCGGTCACGAAGGCGATGCTGGACAAGGATCCGCTCTGGGATATCATGCCCGCCCTGCCCTCGGCGGGGAACATGCCGGCGAAAAGGGCTATCCTGCCGCGCGCGGAATATACCCCCATGCAGTTGGGCCCCACCAGGCGCAGCGCGCTGCCCTCCAAGGCGCGGCGGATCTCCGCCTCCAGGGCCCTGCCCTCCTCCCTGCCCGTCTCCGAGAAGCCCGCGGTGTTGACGATGCAGCCTCCCACCCCCAGGGCGGCGCACTCGCGCACCAGCGGGGGGACGGCGGCCGGGGGCACCGCCAGGATGACCAGGTCGGGGACCTCGGGCAGGCTCGAGAGGTCGGGATAGCAGCGCCGCCCCAGGATCTCCGCGTGGCGGGGATTGACGGGATATAGCCCGCCCCGGAAACCCATGTCCGTGTAGGCGCGCAGGAAGAGGGTGCCCGGGTTGTCCGTGCGTTCGGAGACCCCGACGATGGCGGCCGACGAGGGATAAAAGATGCGGTCGAGGCTTCTTTTCAGGGCGTCGTCCATGTTCTAGCTGCCCGGGGCGCTCTCCGGGATGGGAGGGCATACGTGCAGGGCGCGCGGGCGGTACTCGTACTCCTTCACGGAGCGCTGGTACACCTCCATGGTGTGGCGGGCGATGCGCCCCCAGTTGTACTTCTCGCCGATGAACCTCTGGGCGTCGGCCGTCAGGCGCCGCGCCAGCTCCTCGTCCGAGAGGACGCGGATCATGGCCTTCGCCAGGGATTCGGGGTTCCCGGGCGTGAAGTGCAGCCCGGTCTCCTCGTGCACCACGATCTCCTTGAGGCCGCCGGTGTCGGCCACGATCACCGGGCTTCCCGCCACCATGGCCTCCAGCACCACCATCCCGAAGGGCTCGTAGATGCTGGGGACCACGGTGATGTCGGCGCACTTGTAGAACTTCACCAGCTTCTCGGAGTCCACGAAGCCCAGGAGCCTTATCTTCTCCCCCAGGCCCAGCTCCTCGATCATCACCTGGAGGGCGCGCGCGTGCGGACCCGTCCCGGCCACCAGGAAACGCAGGTCGGGGAACTCCCTGAGCACCATGGGCATGGCCTCGATCACCGTCTGCACGCCCTTTTCGTAGACCAGCCTGCCCACGAAGAAGATCATGCGCGAATCCGGCTCCACGAACTGCCGGCGGATGCGCGCGGTGTCGGTGTCGCAGCGGAACAGCTCGTACTCGATGCCGTTGGGGATCACCGTCACCTTGTCCTCCGGCAGCTCGAAGATGCGCGTGACCTCATCCTTCATGTAGTTGCTGCAGGTGATGGTGCGCACGCTTTCGAAGGTCAACCACCATTCCACCTGGTGGATGATCTTGGACATGCCGGGGGGGATGTGTCCCTGGTGGCGTCCGTACTCGGTGGCGTGGATGGTGGCCACCAGGGGGATGCGGTAGGCGTGCTTAAGGGCGATGGCGGCGTGGGCGACCAGCCAGTCGTGGGCGTGGAGGACGTGGACCTTTCCCATCCTCTCGTTGATGATGGGCACCGCACGCTCGAGAAGGGCCACGTTGAACTGCAGGGTCCACGGCACCCACTCGTCCTGCGGGATCTCCGGGGGGTAGAGGGGCACGCGGTGGATGTGCACATCGTCGGTGTGCTCGTAATCGGGGGCCCCCGGAGCGTCCTTGGTGACCACGTGTACGTTCAACCCCAGGCGCGCGAGGTTCACCGCCAGTTGGTGGACGTGTGTTCCCAACCCCCCGATGATCCTGGGAGGGTATTCCCAGGAGAGAAGCAGTACGTTCAAGCCTTTCCCCGTTCTCGCGCTGGCGGGTTTACCGGCTCATCCCTCGGCTTTTCCGGCCAAACCCCTCTGGACTATCGGATACATCGCTCACAAGCAGAGATATTCTAATAAAAAGCCCCGCCACATGGCAACTCATGGGAGCCAGGCGTCGGTCGCGGGGCTTTTTTCCTAATATATGCCATATATAGGTTGATGATGGATTGGAATGAATATCCAGGGCTTGCTCCTGTACCAACAGCGGTCACAGGTCGGACATGGCGACACACGATGGTGGTGTTCCGAATCCCCGCTCTTCACCGGGACAGGGCCTGTATTGGAAGATGTCGGCCGGAGATCCGGGATCCTGGACCCGGTCCCTTTCACAGCCAGGGGTCGAGGGTGAGCCAGGGGAAGGGATTGTCGGTGTCCTCCATCAGGGACAGCTCTTCCTCGTCGACGCGGCCGGTGCAGGCCATCTCCACAAGGCGGTTGAAACGCTCGCGGTGTGAGGATACGCGGTCGCGGGCATAGGAGGCGGCCTGGTCACGCGTGACCATGAAGGGCCAGTCGCTGGCCTGCAGGATAAGGAGCTCGCGTGCCGCCTGCAGGAGCGCCCTCCTGCGCAGCGGCTCCTCCCGCGCTCTCTCGGGGATATAAGTCAGGGCGTCGGCGAACTCCATCCCCGAGAGATGGGCGGACTCCAGCACCTCGCTGGTCTCGCGGTTGACCCAGGTGGAGAAGGTGCCGTCCACGTTCCAGGCCGTCATCCCGATGCGCAGGGGGCGGGGGCGGAGGCCGCGCGCCTCACGGGCGACATGGCCGGGAAGCGCGGCGTCTTCTCCCAGCAGCGAGAGGACGTGGCGCAGCCACAGCGTCCCCTCCAGCCACCAGTGCCCCATGAGCTCGGTGTCGTAGGCGGCGAGGATGAGGGCCGGTCCCTGCCCGCCGCCGCGCCGGGAGGCGATATACTCGCCGCGCCAGCGCATGCTCGCCGCGAAGAGCCCCGCGTCCTCGGTCGCCTGGCGGACGGCCTGTTCGGGACGATAGACGTCCTTCTCGTCCAGGGGGGTGTCCCTGGAGGTGATGCGCCAGTACTGGAACCCGTGCCCTTCGTAATCCCGCTTGGCGTACTCGCGGTAGTGGGCGCCCGCGGGGTACCCCCGCTCCGTCCACACCAGCTCGTGGGCCACGGGATCTCGCACCAGGGCGACGAGGGGGGTGTCCCCCAGACCGCGCGGCTCCCAGGTGGGAAGGACTCCCTCCTCTTCCGGCACCGCGGTGTGGTCCAGCACCACGTAGGAAAGGGGGGGCGAGAAGCCGGAGAGCACGCCGTCCAGCCCGGGGGAGTAGGCGCACTCGGGGAGCCAGAAGCCCTCGGGATCCCTTCCCAGGACACGCCGGTAGGACTCCAGGCCCACCGCTATCTGCGCCCTGACCTGGGAGGGAGAGCCCAGAGCAGGCAGGAGGGCGTGGGTGGCGGCGCTGGCCAGCACCTCCAACCTGCCCGCGTCCACTCCCGCCCTCAGGACCTCCGCCATCCTCCCCCTGAACCTCTTCACGAAGGCGCCCAGGAGGCGTGAGTAGTGCTCCGCGAAGCGCCGCGCCAGCTCCTCGCGGTTGCCGTCGCCCATCCCGCGCATGCGCTCCATCTCGCTCTCGGCCTGGCGCACCTTGTTCTCCAGGTAGGCGACCAGGCGCTCCTGCAGGTAGGGGTCGTCGAGCTGTTCCCAGAGGATGGGAGTGAGGGTGAGCGCGAGCTTTCCGGGCAGCTTGCCCTCCGCCAGGTCTTCCACCGCCTTCCATATGGGAAGGTAGCTCTCCGCCCACGCCTCGAGTATCCACTCCTCGCCCACCGGCCAGTCGCCGTTGCGGCGCACGTAGGGCATGTGGGTGTGGAGGAGCAGGGACACCGGGACGTCCATCTCACCCCTCCCCGTCGGCCGCGCAGCGAAGCGGCCCGCTTCCCAGGGCGATGAAATCCAGGGCCTCCTCCAGGGGCGCCGAAAGGATGCGGAAGTCGCCGCTCTTTATGGAGGGGATGAAGAACGGGCGGTAGAAGAGGCGTTCCAGTCTGGGTGGTATCCGCAGGCAGAACTGGGAGAAATTGCGCCTCGTCAGGAGGTCGTGCATCCGCAGCTTGCGGGCGTGAAAGACCCCCAGCATCCTCACCTCGGGGAAGAATCTGCGCATGAAGGCCAGGAACTCCGGCCCGTCGTACTCCACGATGTGAAAGGGGTTCACGGGCTTATCGGAACCCGGCGAGATGATGAGACGGTTGGGGGTGCTGACGGCGCAGATGCCCCCGGGCGCGAGCACCCTCCTCGCCTCGCGCATGAAGCGCTCCGGCTCGTGGAGGTGCTCGATGACCTGCAGCGAACACACCAGGTCGAAGGCGCCGTCCTCGAAGGGGAGGGAGTAGATGTCCCCGTAGTGGAAACGGAGGTTGTGCCGGCGGTAGGTTCCGCGGGCGTGGTACACGGCCTCGGGCGCCAGGTCCACCCCCACCGCCTCCCGGGCGCGGGACGCCAGCAGGTCGGCGCCGTAGCCCTCGCCGCTCCCCAGGTCGAGGACGCGCTTTCCCTCCGCCAGGGGAAGGAGGAAACGGTAGGCCACGAGGTGGCGCTGGAACCAGTAGTTCTCCTCCTTCACGCCGGGGAGGGTCCTCTCCCCCGTGAGGATGAGAGGAGGGTAATGGTCGGCGGGCAGGTCGGAGGTGTCCACGCCAAAGTCCATCGTCACTCGCCTTTTCTGCCGCTTCCGGCGGCGCAGGCTACCGCCCCTCCGCGGCCGCCGGCCGGGAGCCGGGCCGCCTGCCGCCGCCGGGTCCTACCTATTTCACCAGGTCCAGGACGCGCTTGAACTCCTCGCCGTCCGCGCGGCAGGTCACCTCGTAGATGAACGCCTCCGAGGTGGTCACCTGGGCCCCGGCCTGGCGCAGGCGCTCCAGCGCCACCTCGTGGTCCTCGCGCCTGCGCGTCCCCGTTCCGTCCGCCACCACGTGCACCCGGTAACCGCGGTGCAGGGCGTCCAGGACCGTCTGGCTGACGCATATATGGGTCTCGATGCCCGTGACCACCAGGCGCTTCCTGCCCGTGGCCATGAGCGCCTCCTCGAACTCCGGCACCCCGAAACAGCTGAACACGCGCTTGATCACCGGGTTGTATTCCGCGAGCGCCTCCTTGATCTCCTCCACGGTGAATCCAAGTCCCTGCGGGTAGTGCTCGGTGAGCACCACCGGCAGCTCGAAGATGCCGGCGAACCTGAGCAGGCGGGCGATGGTCGCCACCACCTCCTCGCGGTTGTGGATCATTCTCACCAGCTTCTCCTGGGGGTCTATGACCACCAGCACGCTGTCGTCGGCCCCGGCCAGCGCTGGGTGTCTGTGCATCTCCCCTCCTTTCACGCCGCGGCTCAGCCCTCGTTGCCCGCGGGTCCTTCCAGGTATTCTTCCACCAGTCGCGACACGTGGAGGGCGGAGTTGAAAGCAGTGTCCCCGCCCGTCCCCTCCGCTCTGACGGTGTCCCCGCAGAGGAAGAAGTTGTCGATGGAGGGAAGGATGAAGTCCGGCCTGTCCTCCCTGGTCTGCCCGGGACGGGGCAGGAACCCGTCCACCATGGAGAGGCGCATGGGGCGCTCCCATTCCACCGCCTCCCACAGGCCCGGGAACATCCTTCCCAGCAGGTCCCTCAGGCGCTCCTCCTCCTGCCTGGCCTTATCCTGGTTCTTCACCCAGGGGAGGGGCAGGGGGTAATACCAGGAGAGGAGCTGCTTTCCCTCGGGGGCCATGGAGGGGTCGATGTTGGAGGTGAACTGCCCCATGGTCACGGGATCCGAGGTCACCAGGAGGCCGCTCTTGTCGCTCACCCTCTCCTTGAGCCCTATGTCCAGGGATATCCCCGCGGTGGGCACCAGCTCCCGCGCGCTTTTCACGAACTTTATCGGCAGGTCCTTGCCCCCGAAGAGGTCGGGCACCTCCTGCACGGGGATGGCCGAGACGACCGCACGCGATGAATAGGACGCGGAGTCCGTCTTAACCTGGCTGACCACCCCTTTCTTGAGCATGAGGCGGCCGACCTTGCAGGAGGTCATGACCTGGCCGTTCCTCTCCAACTCCTCGCGCAGGCCCTCTATGATGCTGCGCGTCCCGCCTCTCGGATAACCCACCTTCACCTTGGCGCGCAGGGCCTTTTTGAGGAAGGCCGCGAACTCGCCGGCGGAGGAATACCTGAGGTCGGGGGCGATGATGCCTATGCCCGAGAGGACGCGCATGAGCTCCAGGGTCTCGGGAGACCTGCAGCCCGCGGTCATCTCCTCCAGGGATACCTGGTATTTCCTTTCAGGCCTGCCGGCTACCAGCTTCACCAGGTAGCGCGCGGCGCTCAGCTTGGCGGAGAGGGGGAGTATGGGCGACTTGAGGATCTTTCCCACGTTGTTGGGTAGGGGCTGGAACCCTCCCTCCCGCCAGAGTTCCGGCTCACCCGGGGAGATGAACTCCAGCTCCCTGCCTAGGCGGCGGAAGACCGCCGCCGCCGCCCCCTCCGCGGCGAAGCGGTTGGCGTGGAGCCCGTACTCCACCGTGTATCCGTCCCTCTCCTGGTACCCCGCCCTGCCTCCCAGGCTCCTCGCCTTCTCCAGCAGGAGCACCCGGTAGCCCTTGTGGGAGAGCAGGGCGCCCGCCGAGAGGCCGGCGTATCCGCCGCCTATGACGATCACGTCGTAGTCCATCTCCGCCCCCTTGTCCTCTGTCTGCCTCACATCACCGCGGACGGCGGCCGGACATCCCGGCGCCGTGTACGAGGATTATTAAACCACAAGGCCCCGCGGCTATGAACTCAAGGCCGCGTGGCCGCGGGCTCCATGGGGCTCCACGGGAAAAGATCGCCGGTACGGAAGGCCGGGATGGACCGCGATGATCGCCCCGCAGCCTCCGGTCCCGGGAGGCCCTGAAGGCCGGCTTTGGGGGCGGGACAGGGCGCCGTCTCCTCATCCCGCCCCATGGCCGGGAAAACAAGCGAGAGAAGACCGGCCCGGAGAGCGCGGGGGAGGGAAAAGGGAGAGGAGACGCGGGAGGACCCCTTTGGACGCGGGCGGGAACGGGGTTTATATTTGGAGGTGCCGTGAACACTGGGGCGTGGCCCCGGCGGGGAGAGAAGGGAGCGCCATGCGTAGGGAAAGGATCTATTTCTACGCCGACAGCCTGGAGCCCATCAGGCTCGAGGGGATACTGGAGCTTCCGGAGGGGGGATCGAGGCCGCCGGCTTGCATACTCTGCCACCCCCACCCCATCGGTGGGGGTTCCATGGACGTCCCCTTGATGGAGGTTTTGTCCAAGGTCCTTTCGGAGCGGGGCTGGGCCTGCCTGCGCTTCAACTTCCGCGGCGTGGGGCGCAGCGGGGGGGTGTCCACGGGGGGCATCCGGGAGACGGAGGACCTGGAGGGGGCTTGGGCGTGGTTGCGGGAGCGGGAGGACGTGGATGCCTGGGACCTCTCCGTGGCCGGCTGGTCCTTCGGGGCCTGGGTGGGCCTGCGCTGGGCGGTGAAGGGAGACCGCTGCCGCAGGGTGGCGCTGATAAGCCCGCCGCTGGTGGGTTTCGACTTCTTCACCTTCCTGGAGGAGGAGGGCGTGTCGCTCCCGTCCCGTTGCCTGGTGGTGGCGGGGGAGCGGGATCAGTTCGCGGACCGGGAGAGATTGGAAAGGCTTTCCTCCAGGCTTGGAGCGGCGCTGCGTCTCCTGCCGGGGGCGGACCACTTCCTCTTCGGGCGCGAGCGCGAGGTGGCGGAGGCGGTGGGCGACCATTGGGCCGCCGGCTGATGCCGCCGTCGTGCGCGGAGCATCGGTTATAAGCTTATCTACCTGCGAAAACGCTCCGTACCGGTGCCGAGGACGTCGTTGCATTCCCGGGGGTGAACGGATATAATACTTTGGGCGCTCCGGAAGGAGCACGAGCGCCGGCCACGCGCGATGATGACTTCACCGGGGACTCAGGGGCCTGTGGGTGCAGGCCTTGGGCCTTCGGTTTAATATATGTCAAAAATCGGCCTTGCGGCCACAAGACGCGGTGAAAGGAGACGCCCGAAAACCGTCACCAAAGGAAGGAAAGGAGTTGCAGCATGGTTCCGAGCGACCTGGAAATCGCGCAAGCGGCGGAGCTCCTGCCTATCGTGGAGATCGCCAAGAAGATGGGACTGGAGGAGGACGAGATCGATCTCTACGGCAAGTACAAGGCCAAGATCGATTTCGAGCGCTTTCTGGAGAGGGTCAAGGACAAGCCCAACGGAAAGTACATCGACGTGACCGCCATCACCCCCACCCCCCTAGGCGAGGGCAAGACGGTCACCTCCATCGGCCTCACCGAATCCCTGGCCAAGATCGGAAAGAACGTGGTGCTCGCGCTGCGTGAGCCCTCCCTGGGCCCGGTGTTCGGCATCAAAGGCGGGGCGGCGGGAGGAGGCTACTCCCAGGTGGTGCCCATGGAGGACCTCAACCTCCATTTCACGGGGGACATCCATGCCGTGGGGGCGGCCAACAACCTGCTGGCGGCGATGATCGACACCAGCATCCTGCTGGGGAACCCCCTCAACATCGACCCCCTGACCATCTCCTGGCGCAGGGTGGTGGACATCAGCGACCGCGCCCTGCGCGACATCGTCATCGGGCTCGGGGGCCGCGAGAACGGCTATCCGCGCCAGACCGGCTACGACATCACCGTGGCCTCGGAGGTCATGGCCATCCTCGCCCTGGCCACCAGCCTCAAGGACCTGCGGGAGCGCCTGGGAAGGATCGTGGTCGCCTACACCTACGACGGCAAACCGGTGACCGCCGAGGACCTCAAGGCGGCAGGGGCTATGACCGTGCTCCTCAAGGAGGCCCTCAAGCCCAACCTCATCCAGACCCTGGAGCACAACCCCTGCATCATGCATGCAGGTCCCTTCGCCAACATCGCCCACGGCAACAACTCAATCGTGGCCGACTACGTGGCCCTGAAGTGCGGCGACTACGTGGTGACGGAGTCCGGGTTCGGCGCGGATATGGGGGCGGAGAAGATGATGAACATCAAGTGCCGTTACTCCGGCCTCACCCCGGACTGCGTGGTGATCACCTGCACCATCCGGGCCCTGAAGATGCACGGTGGAGCCTTCGAGGCGCGTCCCGGCAAGCCCCTCGACGAGGAGCTGGTGAAGAAGGAGAACATGCCGGCTCTCGAGGAGGGCACCGGGAACCTCATCAAGATGATCGAGAACATGAAGCTCTTCGGCCTTCCCGTGGTGGTGACCATCAACCGGCGCACAACCGACATGGACAAGGAGATCGAGCTGGTCAAAAAGCTCGCCGAGGAGGCCGGCGTGGTCGCCTGCGTACCCATCGAGGTTTGGGCCAAGGGTGGCGAGGGCGGAAAGGAGGCCGCGGAGGCGGTGGTGGCCGCCTGCGACCAGCCCAGTGAATTCAAATTCCTCTATCCAGACGACTGGTCCATAAAGGAGAAGATCGAGGCCATCGCCACCAAGATCTACGGGGCCGACGGGGTGGACTATACCCCCCTGGCGGAGCAGAAGATCAAGCAGTACACCGAGGCGGGATGGGATAAGCTCCCCATCTGCATGGCCAAGACGCACCTCTCGCTTTCCCACGACCCCAACCTCAAAGGCGTGCCCAAGGGTTACCGCCTGCCGGTGGTGGATATCAGGCCGTCTATCGGAGCCGGCTTCCTTTATCCGCTTTGCGGCGCCATGAGGACCATGCCCGGTCTTCCCAGCCGCCCCGCGGCGGTGGACGTGGACATCGATGAGAACGGGAGGACCATGGGGTTGTTCTGAGAGGCGACCCTGCGGCAGTGAAGGCGTGGAACGATACCCCGGTCCATCCGGACCGGGGTATCATCGAGCATCGGGTGATATTTGTGGGGAGGCCGGGAAGTGACGGATGACCTCTGCAGGGTGCTCTTCCTGCCCGACAACCGGTTCGTGACCGTGGCGCGGGGCGAGAACCTCTTGCGCGCGGCCATGGACGCTGACGTGCACATCAACGCCTCCTGCGGGGGCTCGGGGTCCTGCGGAAAGTGCCGCGTGGTCATCGAGGAAGGGGAGGTGGAGCGGGAACCCAACCCCAAGTTGGGCGAGGCCGAGGCGGCCAGGGGATACGCTCTGGCCTGCCAGACCCGGGTGCTCTCCGACCTCAAGGTGAGCATCCCCCTGGAATCCCGTATCGGCGACCGGCGCATCTTCGAGCGCGCCGAGCCCACCCCCGCCCACGGCCACCTGCTCTCGGCGGCGGACTGGGAGGAGCGCCTGCCCGCCTGGGAGCTTGACCCCCCCACCCGCAAGTACCACCTCGTGCTCCCCGAGCCCTCCCTGGACGACAACGCCAGCGACGCGGAGCGCATCAAACGGGGCCTGGCGGTGGAGGCCGGGCTGCGCGACGTGGTCATCGACTACCCGGTGCTACAGCGCCTGCCCAACATGATCCGCCAGAGCGGGTGGGACATCACGGTGACGGTGCTGGACTCCGGCGAGGAGCTGAGGGCGGTGCGCATCGAGCAGGGAGACACCACCGAGAGGCAGTCGGCCATCGCCATCGACGTGGGCACCACCACCATCTCCGCCGAGCTCATCGACCTGCGCACCGGCGAGGTCACGGCGCGGGCTTCGGACTACAACGCACAGGTGGCCTTCGGCGAGGACGTCATCACCCGCATCATCTACGCCATCCGCGGTACCGGCCTGGCCAAGCTGCAGTCGGTGGTGGTGGGGACCATCTGGAACCTCATCAAGAACCTGGTGGAGCAGGCGGGCATCGAGTACTGCAACATCACCCACGTGGTGGTGGCCGGAAACACCACCATGACCCACCTGCTCCTCGGCCTGAACCCGAAATATATCCGGGAGGAGCCCTACATTCCCTCCGCCACCTTCTTCCCCTGGATCAAGTGCTCCGACATCGGCCTGCGCATCGCCGCGGGAGTATACCTCTACGCCATCCCCTGCGTGGCCTCCTACGTGGGCGGGGACATCGTGGCCGGCATGCTGGCCTCCGGCATCTTCAACACCGACCGGCTGACCCTGTACATCGACATCGGGACCAACGGGGAGATGGTGCTGGGCAACCGCGACTGGATGCTCTCCTGTTCCTGCTCGGCCGGTCCCGCCTTCGAGGGG is a window encoding:
- a CDS encoding formate--tetrahydrofolate ligase, producing MVPSDLEIAQAAELLPIVEIAKKMGLEEDEIDLYGKYKAKIDFERFLERVKDKPNGKYIDVTAITPTPLGEGKTVTSIGLTESLAKIGKNVVLALREPSLGPVFGIKGGAAGGGYSQVVPMEDLNLHFTGDIHAVGAANNLLAAMIDTSILLGNPLNIDPLTISWRRVVDISDRALRDIVIGLGGRENGYPRQTGYDITVASEVMAILALATSLKDLRERLGRIVVAYTYDGKPVTAEDLKAAGAMTVLLKEALKPNLIQTLEHNPCIMHAGPFANIAHGNNSIVADYVALKCGDYVVTESGFGADMGAEKMMNIKCRYSGLTPDCVVITCTIRALKMHGGAFEARPGKPLDEELVKKENMPALEEGTGNLIKMIENMKLFGLPVVVTINRRTTDMDKEIELVKKLAEEAGVVACVPIEVWAKGGEGGKEAAEAVVAACDQPSEFKFLYPDDWSIKEKIEAIATKIYGADGVDYTPLAEQKIKQYTEAGWDKLPICMAKTHLSLSHDPNLKGVPKGYRLPVVDIRPSIGAGFLYPLCGAMRTMPGLPSRPAAVDVDIDENGRTMGLF
- a CDS encoding DUF4445 domain-containing protein, which encodes MTDDLCRVLFLPDNRFVTVARGENLLRAAMDADVHINASCGGSGSCGKCRVVIEEGEVEREPNPKLGEAEAARGYALACQTRVLSDLKVSIPLESRIGDRRIFERAEPTPAHGHLLSAADWEERLPAWELDPPTRKYHLVLPEPSLDDNASDAERIKRGLAVEAGLRDVVIDYPVLQRLPNMIRQSGWDITVTVLDSGEELRAVRIEQGDTTERQSAIAIDVGTTTISAELIDLRTGEVTARASDYNAQVAFGEDVITRIIYAIRGTGLAKLQSVVVGTIWNLIKNLVEQAGIEYCNITHVVVAGNTTMTHLLLGLNPKYIREEPYIPSATFFPWIKCSDIGLRIAAGVYLYAIPCVASYVGGDIVAGMLASGIFNTDRLTLYIDIGTNGEMVLGNRDWMLSCSCSAGPAFEGGGVKHGMRATSGAIEQVRIDKIGYEPMIITVGNRKPIGICGSGLIDALSEMFLTGVINEKGKINTDLPTPRVRRTEGGAEYVLVWAEDSATRRDIVITEVDIDNLMRAKAAVYAGIEILLSSMDLDVSMIDELLIAGAFGRYLEVDKAVTIGLLPDIGYEKIKFVGNGSLLGAHLSALSREMLARANEIARQMTYLELSMNPAFMEHYVSALFFPHTDLDSFPSVKERLETYRAVQRMAAREGGVNGEEKGAD
- a CDS encoding NAD(P)/FAD-dependent oxidoreductase, translating into MDYDVIVIGGGYAGLSAGALLSHKGYRVLLLEKARSLGGRAGYQERDGYTVEYGLHANRFAAEGAAAAVFRRLGRELEFISPGEPELWREGGFQPLPNNVGKILKSPILPLSAKLSAARYLVKLVAGRPERKYQVSLEEMTAGCRSPETLELMRVLSGIGIIAPDLRYSSAGEFAAFLKKALRAKVKVGYPRGGTRSIIEGLREELERNGQVMTSCKVGRLMLKKGVVSQVKTDSASYSSRAVVSAIPVQEVPDLFGGKDLPIKFVKSARELVPTAGISLDIGLKERVSDKSGLLVTSDPVTMGQFTSNIDPSMAPEGKQLLSWYYPLPLPWVKNQDKARQEEERLRDLLGRMFPGLWEAVEWERPMRLSMVDGFLPRPGQTREDRPDFILPSIDNFFLCGDTVRAEGTGGDTAFNSALHVSRLVEEYLEGPAGNEG